A section of the Penaeus chinensis breed Huanghai No. 1 chromosome 17, ASM1920278v2, whole genome shotgun sequence genome encodes:
- the LOC125034305 gene encoding uncharacterized protein LOC125034305 isoform X1, translating into MAPDCQDVGRDMTSDHMTFGDGDNPAFLNRVLALPALNDACNLAFTAYATAKDKHQYVGVVLRTAEMGVRAAASTATPIVDRVVGWDTVDKWACRGLDRVEQAAPIITKPTNEIVTTTRHLLLGALAGELAAPPPTLTAALTTRATHTVDCVADTKGGRKAVDLAVCVADRLLDTGHSLIDTYAPAEEGDLHETDERDGGLANKGTALANRVGRRLVRSANRMILNDPDADDMDVVSTVQRLVDLGRRSLLSWYSDVSSMSGGQLMMGSVSVTLSAGKAGFCTTQNLVVKGIGKTRDIVWGNVASLHGMVVGSAHSAVTRAVGSANSVQSLVVGGMNTTQSLVMTSVSISLRLVKDSVSATHSLAKGGVHKTQTVMKGTIDVSQSLVRGSVNTAQNLMKGSIYTAQKMVKGSVKTTQYMVVEGKNSAQSMVMGGVRLTKNLMISGVGITHKVMKRGLVVGQGVANEGWELAHRGLQVSMGVVLTTLSALSTLGAKSAEQMSAVVPASITGTARALYDYLQSRLTPIHQALEYGCNAPGEMWSKVAELPESRIASRAQEWAAETLKAATTVIKQTAGGDVKKTVRVLTSSVIPASSSISSQLSGPNGLVSYPEPLLECEKALWNTSDTAEPNRPEKLCKQEDSQRSDSNYSPSELLSASACASAGRFPNPAALCTDMLSSPAPGLGLPQSPPMSPCDASADTVLNALSPDHESPRGPKCHPNSRQPCADALCDPHSRSAKGVGLVLSLTSPVRRVDLEAVYPDVMGTSESISDNGPVSPGDEKSVPGASTSPTTVKVSLMSSSSIGITTSLTTPVRYVDVEAACCCIDTFGNVGEPCMEVDLLEGAPSPDTQEAEYDASLWMENLVSGEWQRLRNLHGASDNKKQNQCILTKKIENSVNPAALSGSQTFLYPDPCVGSKVNARENEGKEDRQTDLVVADHFPGRNQSPAGSLKDIPHAGARADRLLGGVFESIHPETARDVFQGKALADSFPATARESPFLAGTLADTFPTVALTDSMPMVTLSDTPGSVSSGYSSETSYSPACWWARPPRLQDSSDVAGAFGGDSGGDLMDPHERHHLINTRRALGERLEGLGWSTAWSPAEYPEVYEGPGAGASTLPRKRKGRRGRRNRWW; encoded by the exons ATGGCTCCTGACTGCCAGGACGTAGGTCGTGACATGACCTCTGACCACATGACCTTCGGCGATGGCGACAACCCCGCTTTCCTTAACCGTGTGCTCGCTCTGCCGGCACTCAATGACGCCTGCAACTTGGCCTTCACTGCCTACGCCACGGCCAAG GACAAACACCAGTACGTGGGCGTCGTCCTGCGTACCGCCgagatgggcgtgcgggcggctgcCTCCACAGCGACGCCCATCGTGGACCGCGTTGTGGGCTGGGACACCGTGGACAAGTGGGCGTGTCGGGGGTTGGACCGAGTGGAACAGGCGGCGCCCATTATCACCAAGCCGACCAATGAg ATCGTCACCACGACCCGCCACCTTCTGCTGGGCGCCCTCGCAGGGGAACTCGCCGCCCCGCCGCCCACGCTCACTGCCGCCCTCACCACCCGGGCCACACACACG GTCGACTGCGTAGCGGACACCAAGGGCGGACGCAAGGCAGTGGATCTGGCAGTGTGCGTGGCTGACCGACTGCTCGACACGGGCCACTCGCTAATCGACACTTACGCCCCAGCCGAGGAGGGGGACCTGCACGagacgg ACGAGCGTGACGGCGGATTGGCTAACAAGGGAACCGCCCTGGCCAATAGGGTTGGACGACGGTTGGTACGCTCAGCCAATCGCATGATTTTGAACGATCCCGATGCCGATGATATGGACGTTGTCTCCACCGTCCAGCGTTTG GTGGACTTGGGTCGGAGGTCACTTCTTAGCTGGTACTCGGATGTCAGTAGTATGTCAGGAGGCCAGCTGATGATGGGTAGCGTCAGCGTAACACTCAGTGCTGGCAAAGCTGGCTTCTGCACCACCCAGAATCTGGTTGTTAAGGGCATAGGGAAGACACGAGACATTGTATGGGGTAATGTAGCTTCTCTTCATGGGATGGTCGTGGGAAGCGCTCACAGTGCAGTGACCCGGGCAGTGGGTAGTGCGAACAGCGTACAGAGCTTGGTGGTAGGTGGTATGAATACAACACAGAGTTTGGTCATGACTAGTGTTAGCATTTCACTTAGGCTTGTTAAAGATAGTGTCAGTGCTACACACAGTCTTGCAAAGGGTGGCGTACACAAAACACAGACTGTGATGAAAGGAACCATCGACGTGTCACAGAGTCTAGTAAGGGGCAGTGTGAACACGGCACAGAATCTGATGAAGGGTAGCATATACACAGCGCAGAAAATGGTAAAGGGAAGTGTTAAGACAACACAGTATATGGTGGTAGAAGGGAAAAACTCAGCACAGAGCATGGTAATGGGTGGTGTTAGATTAACAAAGAACCTAATGATTAGTGGTGTAGGGATTACGCATAAAGTAATGAAGAGGGGCCTTGTGGTAGGCCAAGGAGTTGCAAACGAGGGATGGGAACTTGCTCATAGAGGGCTCCAGGTTAGCATGGGCGTGGTACTCACTACTCTCAGTGCCCTTTCAACTTTGGGCGCAAAGTCTGCGGAGCAAATGTCTGCCGTAGTTCCAGCGTCCATCACCGGCACTGCCCGCGCCCTCTACGACTACCTCCAGTCAAGACTGACGCCCATTCACCAAGCCCTGGAATATGGCTGCAACGCCCCTGGTGAGATGTGGAGCAAGGTGGCGGAACTGCCGGAGAGCAGGATAGCGTCCCGCGCACAG GAGTGGGCGGCAGAGACCTTGAAGGCAGCCACGACAGTAATCAAACAGACAGCAGGAGGAGATGTTAAGAAGACAGTACGTGTTCTAACATCTTCAGTG ATCCCAGCTAGTAGTTCCATATCCTCGCAGCTGTCAGGTCCAAACGGCCTTGTGTCCTACCCTGAACCTTTGTTAGAATGTGAGAAAGCTCTCTGGAATACCAGTGACACAGCAGAACCTAACCGGCCCGAAAAGTTGTGTAAGCAAGAGGACAGTCAGAGGTCGGACTCCAACTACAGTCCCTCAGAACTGCTCTCTGCCTCAGCCTGTGCTTCAGCTGGCCGTTTCCCTAATCCTGCCGCGCTCTGCACAGACATGCTTTCCTCGCCTGCTCCCGGTCTTGGCCTGCCTCAAAGTCCACCCATGTCCCCTTGTGATGCATCCGCTGATACGGTGCTTAATGCCCTATCTCCTGACCATGAAAGCCCTCGCGGCCCCAAGTGCCATCCGAACTCTCGCCAGCCTTGCGCCGACGCCCTGTGCGACCCCCACAGTAGGTCTGCCAAAGGCGTCGGCCTTGTCCTCAGCCTGACAAGTCCAGTAAGAAGAGTTGACTTAGAAGCCGTTTACCCTGATGTGATGGGGACTTCTGAAAGTATCAGTGATAATGGCCCTGTCTCCCCAGGGGATGAAAAAAGTGTTCCAGGTGCTTCTACATCACCAACAACTGTCAAGGTCTCTCTGATGTCTTCTTCAAGTATAGGGATCACAACCAGTCTCACAACACCGGTGCGGTATGTGGATGTGGAAGCTGCCTGCTGCTGCATTGACACGTTTGGAAATGTCGGTGAACCTTGCATGGAGGTAGACCTTCTCGAGGGAGCTCCCTCACCAGATACACAGGAGGCTGAGTATGATGCTTCTCTGTGGATGGAAAACCTCGTTTCTGGCGAGTGGCAACGCTTAAGAAATTTACACGGAGCATCtgacaacaaaaaacagaaccaGTGTATTCTTACAAAAAAGATAGAGAACTCGGTTAACCCTGCAGCTTTGAGTGGATCTCAGACCTTTCTCTATCCTGATCCTTGTGTTGGAAGTAAAGTTAATGCgcgagaaaatgagggaaaggaagacagacagacagacctcgTTGTGGCAGATCACTTCCCCGGAAGAAACCAGTCCCCTGCTGGGTCCCTGAAGGATATTCCACATGCTGGGGCCAGGGCAGACCGCCTACTAGGGGGAGTCTTTGAAAGTATACATCCCGAGACCGCAAGAGACGTCTTTCAAGGAAAGGCTTTGGCAGACTCCTTCCCCGCAACAGCCAGGGAAAGCCCCTTCCTTGCTGGGACTTTAGCGGACACCTTCCCTACAGTAGCTCTCACGGACTCCATGCCCATGGTAACGTTGTCAGACACTCCCGGAAGCGTGTCCTCGGGTTACAGCTCGGAGACCAGCTACTCCCCCGCCTGCTGGTGGGCGAGGCCTCCGCGCTTGCAGGACTCGAGTGACGTCGCAGGGGCCTTTGGCGGCGACTCCGGCGGAGACTTAATGGACCCTCACGAGCGCCACCACCTGATCAATACCCGCCGAGCCCTGGGAGAGCGCCTGGAAGGACTAGGCTGGAGCACTGCGTGGAGTCCTGCGGAATACCCGGAGGTTTACGAGGGCCCTGGGGCCGGGGCGAGCACATTGCccaggaaaaggaagggaaggcgagggcgaAGGAACAGGTGGTGGTGA
- the LOC125034305 gene encoding uncharacterized protein LOC125034305 isoform X2 — protein MAPDCQDVGRDMTSDHMTFGDGDNPAFLNRVLALPALNDACNLAFTAYATAKDKHQYVGVVLRTAEMGVRAAASTATPIVDRVVGWDTVDKWACRGLDRVEQAAPIITKPTNEIVTTTRHLLLGALAGELAAPPPTLTAALTTRATHTVDCVADTKGGRKAVDLAVCVADRLLDTGHSLIDTYAPAEEGDLHETDERDGGLANKGTALANRVGRRLVRSANRMILNDPDADDMDVVSTVQRLVDLGRRSLLSWYSDVSSMSGGQLMMGSVSVTLSAGKAGFCTTQNLVVKGIGKTRDIVWGNVASLHGMVVGSAHSAVTRAVGSANSVQSLVVGGMNTTQSLVMTSVSISLRLVKDSVSATHSLAKGGVHKTQTVMKGTIDVSQSLVRGSVNTAQNLMKGSIYTAQKMVKGSVKTTQYMVVEGKNSAQSMVMGGVRLTKNLMISGVGITHKVMKRGLVVGQGVANEGWELAHRGLQVSMGVVLTTLSALSTLGAKSAEQMSAVVPASITGTARALYDYLQSRLTPIHQALEYGCNAPGEMWSKVAELPESRIASRAQEWAAETLKAATTVIKQTAGGDVKKTIPASSSISSQLSGPNGLVSYPEPLLECEKALWNTSDTAEPNRPEKLCKQEDSQRSDSNYSPSELLSASACASAGRFPNPAALCTDMLSSPAPGLGLPQSPPMSPCDASADTVLNALSPDHESPRGPKCHPNSRQPCADALCDPHSRSAKGVGLVLSLTSPVRRVDLEAVYPDVMGTSESISDNGPVSPGDEKSVPGASTSPTTVKVSLMSSSSIGITTSLTTPVRYVDVEAACCCIDTFGNVGEPCMEVDLLEGAPSPDTQEAEYDASLWMENLVSGEWQRLRNLHGASDNKKQNQCILTKKIENSVNPAALSGSQTFLYPDPCVGSKVNARENEGKEDRQTDLVVADHFPGRNQSPAGSLKDIPHAGARADRLLGGVFESIHPETARDVFQGKALADSFPATARESPFLAGTLADTFPTVALTDSMPMVTLSDTPGSVSSGYSSETSYSPACWWARPPRLQDSSDVAGAFGGDSGGDLMDPHERHHLINTRRALGERLEGLGWSTAWSPAEYPEVYEGPGAGASTLPRKRKGRRGRRNRWW, from the exons ATGGCTCCTGACTGCCAGGACGTAGGTCGTGACATGACCTCTGACCACATGACCTTCGGCGATGGCGACAACCCCGCTTTCCTTAACCGTGTGCTCGCTCTGCCGGCACTCAATGACGCCTGCAACTTGGCCTTCACTGCCTACGCCACGGCCAAG GACAAACACCAGTACGTGGGCGTCGTCCTGCGTACCGCCgagatgggcgtgcgggcggctgcCTCCACAGCGACGCCCATCGTGGACCGCGTTGTGGGCTGGGACACCGTGGACAAGTGGGCGTGTCGGGGGTTGGACCGAGTGGAACAGGCGGCGCCCATTATCACCAAGCCGACCAATGAg ATCGTCACCACGACCCGCCACCTTCTGCTGGGCGCCCTCGCAGGGGAACTCGCCGCCCCGCCGCCCACGCTCACTGCCGCCCTCACCACCCGGGCCACACACACG GTCGACTGCGTAGCGGACACCAAGGGCGGACGCAAGGCAGTGGATCTGGCAGTGTGCGTGGCTGACCGACTGCTCGACACGGGCCACTCGCTAATCGACACTTACGCCCCAGCCGAGGAGGGGGACCTGCACGagacgg ACGAGCGTGACGGCGGATTGGCTAACAAGGGAACCGCCCTGGCCAATAGGGTTGGACGACGGTTGGTACGCTCAGCCAATCGCATGATTTTGAACGATCCCGATGCCGATGATATGGACGTTGTCTCCACCGTCCAGCGTTTG GTGGACTTGGGTCGGAGGTCACTTCTTAGCTGGTACTCGGATGTCAGTAGTATGTCAGGAGGCCAGCTGATGATGGGTAGCGTCAGCGTAACACTCAGTGCTGGCAAAGCTGGCTTCTGCACCACCCAGAATCTGGTTGTTAAGGGCATAGGGAAGACACGAGACATTGTATGGGGTAATGTAGCTTCTCTTCATGGGATGGTCGTGGGAAGCGCTCACAGTGCAGTGACCCGGGCAGTGGGTAGTGCGAACAGCGTACAGAGCTTGGTGGTAGGTGGTATGAATACAACACAGAGTTTGGTCATGACTAGTGTTAGCATTTCACTTAGGCTTGTTAAAGATAGTGTCAGTGCTACACACAGTCTTGCAAAGGGTGGCGTACACAAAACACAGACTGTGATGAAAGGAACCATCGACGTGTCACAGAGTCTAGTAAGGGGCAGTGTGAACACGGCACAGAATCTGATGAAGGGTAGCATATACACAGCGCAGAAAATGGTAAAGGGAAGTGTTAAGACAACACAGTATATGGTGGTAGAAGGGAAAAACTCAGCACAGAGCATGGTAATGGGTGGTGTTAGATTAACAAAGAACCTAATGATTAGTGGTGTAGGGATTACGCATAAAGTAATGAAGAGGGGCCTTGTGGTAGGCCAAGGAGTTGCAAACGAGGGATGGGAACTTGCTCATAGAGGGCTCCAGGTTAGCATGGGCGTGGTACTCACTACTCTCAGTGCCCTTTCAACTTTGGGCGCAAAGTCTGCGGAGCAAATGTCTGCCGTAGTTCCAGCGTCCATCACCGGCACTGCCCGCGCCCTCTACGACTACCTCCAGTCAAGACTGACGCCCATTCACCAAGCCCTGGAATATGGCTGCAACGCCCCTGGTGAGATGTGGAGCAAGGTGGCGGAACTGCCGGAGAGCAGGATAGCGTCCCGCGCACAG GAGTGGGCGGCAGAGACCTTGAAGGCAGCCACGACAGTAATCAAACAGACAGCAGGAGGAGATGTTAAGAAGACA ATCCCAGCTAGTAGTTCCATATCCTCGCAGCTGTCAGGTCCAAACGGCCTTGTGTCCTACCCTGAACCTTTGTTAGAATGTGAGAAAGCTCTCTGGAATACCAGTGACACAGCAGAACCTAACCGGCCCGAAAAGTTGTGTAAGCAAGAGGACAGTCAGAGGTCGGACTCCAACTACAGTCCCTCAGAACTGCTCTCTGCCTCAGCCTGTGCTTCAGCTGGCCGTTTCCCTAATCCTGCCGCGCTCTGCACAGACATGCTTTCCTCGCCTGCTCCCGGTCTTGGCCTGCCTCAAAGTCCACCCATGTCCCCTTGTGATGCATCCGCTGATACGGTGCTTAATGCCCTATCTCCTGACCATGAAAGCCCTCGCGGCCCCAAGTGCCATCCGAACTCTCGCCAGCCTTGCGCCGACGCCCTGTGCGACCCCCACAGTAGGTCTGCCAAAGGCGTCGGCCTTGTCCTCAGCCTGACAAGTCCAGTAAGAAGAGTTGACTTAGAAGCCGTTTACCCTGATGTGATGGGGACTTCTGAAAGTATCAGTGATAATGGCCCTGTCTCCCCAGGGGATGAAAAAAGTGTTCCAGGTGCTTCTACATCACCAACAACTGTCAAGGTCTCTCTGATGTCTTCTTCAAGTATAGGGATCACAACCAGTCTCACAACACCGGTGCGGTATGTGGATGTGGAAGCTGCCTGCTGCTGCATTGACACGTTTGGAAATGTCGGTGAACCTTGCATGGAGGTAGACCTTCTCGAGGGAGCTCCCTCACCAGATACACAGGAGGCTGAGTATGATGCTTCTCTGTGGATGGAAAACCTCGTTTCTGGCGAGTGGCAACGCTTAAGAAATTTACACGGAGCATCtgacaacaaaaaacagaaccaGTGTATTCTTACAAAAAAGATAGAGAACTCGGTTAACCCTGCAGCTTTGAGTGGATCTCAGACCTTTCTCTATCCTGATCCTTGTGTTGGAAGTAAAGTTAATGCgcgagaaaatgagggaaaggaagacagacagacagacctcgTTGTGGCAGATCACTTCCCCGGAAGAAACCAGTCCCCTGCTGGGTCCCTGAAGGATATTCCACATGCTGGGGCCAGGGCAGACCGCCTACTAGGGGGAGTCTTTGAAAGTATACATCCCGAGACCGCAAGAGACGTCTTTCAAGGAAAGGCTTTGGCAGACTCCTTCCCCGCAACAGCCAGGGAAAGCCCCTTCCTTGCTGGGACTTTAGCGGACACCTTCCCTACAGTAGCTCTCACGGACTCCATGCCCATGGTAACGTTGTCAGACACTCCCGGAAGCGTGTCCTCGGGTTACAGCTCGGAGACCAGCTACTCCCCCGCCTGCTGGTGGGCGAGGCCTCCGCGCTTGCAGGACTCGAGTGACGTCGCAGGGGCCTTTGGCGGCGACTCCGGCGGAGACTTAATGGACCCTCACGAGCGCCACCACCTGATCAATACCCGCCGAGCCCTGGGAGAGCGCCTGGAAGGACTAGGCTGGAGCACTGCGTGGAGTCCTGCGGAATACCCGGAGGTTTACGAGGGCCCTGGGGCCGGGGCGAGCACATTGCccaggaaaaggaagggaaggcgagggcgaAGGAACAGGTGGTGGTGA
- the LOC125033974 gene encoding WW domain-binding protein 2-like, giving the protein MALNSAHAGKGVLIYAGECIILFCDHVAMEFGGNLPPEMKGTKTGRLYLTTHRIIFNNKDGKDRLQSFASPFFSLKGVELEQPVFGANYIKGTVQPQPHGGWTGEAKFKLTFKHGGAIEFGQAMLKVASLATRNMDSSFRDAPPPYTPPSAPWAQAPPPAYAPPTGGYAGWVPPTATFPDRPPADGVFMYEAPPPYPGLSGHNGYNGAIGFTTSAADAKAQEAAQSAYYDPNNPQYAYVPPPAYSESPPSYDAATKKSQ; this is encoded by the exons ATGGCGTTGAACAGTGCGCATGCAGGGAAAGGCGTTCTTATTTACGCTGGAGAATG CATCATCCTCTTCTGCGACCATGTGGCGATGGAGTTTGGGGGCAACCTTCCCCCCGAGATGAAGGGCACCAAGACCGGCCGGCTGTACCTCACCACCCACCGCATCATCTTCAACAACAAGGACGGCAAGGACAGGCTCCAGTCGTTCGCGTCGCCCTTCTTTTCGCTCAAGGGA GTTGAGTTGGAGCAGCCGGTGTTCGGAGCCAACTACATCAAAGGGACAGTGCAGCCGCAACCCCATGGAGGCTGGACAGGGGAGGCGAAGTTCAAGCTCACCTTCAAGCATGGGGGAGCCATTGAATTTGGCCAGGCCATGCTCAAGGTCGCCTCTCTTG CCACTCGCAACATGGACTCCAGCTTCCGAGATGCCCCACCGCCTTACACCCCCCCGTCAGCCCCATGGGCACAGGCTCCTCCCCCAGCTTATGCCCCACCCACAGGAGGCTATGCAGGGTGGGTGCCTCCCACCGCCACCTTTCCCGATCGACCACCAG CGGATGGTGTTTTCATGTACGAggccccccctccctaccctggGTTGAGTGGTCACAATGGTTACAATGGGGCTATTGGATTCACTACTTCAGCTGCAG ATGCCAAGGCCCAGGAAGCAGCGCAGAGTGCTTACTACGACCCTAACAACCCACAGTATGCTTATGTGCCACCGCCTGCATAC tcGGAGTCACCCCCCTCGTACGACGCAGCGACCAAGAAGTCCCAATGA